A genome region from Anopheles stephensi strain Indian chromosome 2, UCI_ANSTEP_V1.0, whole genome shotgun sequence includes the following:
- the LOC118506623 gene encoding 39S ribosomal protein L44, mitochondrial: MMLFSVSRAFLRGAQRADVHRCRDVHRWVAPTLREFRRRREKMGPEAVMPRSSHSDWNYSAEIFAFGRRLQESFDPNVLQQAFTHQSFIEQETRKQAAVGIEQPVLGVNDNRELIAQGERLIVDYVEAFLLTALPRLPRQFVSSVREALTSEPQLAHVSSHLGTKDIIMAAEFPIGEALLASTLKAIVAALHRSSGDERCFLFVRDFICGQLNQRDLYEYLNIADPLRTLQEYCKERGMAEPEPRLIGNVGRNTLLAAYNVGIYSDRKLLGTGYGEDQLIAIQEAASDCLRQLFGTEIHMKPVDFRLTLKDCALNASQQRTSGKVSSRQ, translated from the coding sequence TGTGCACCGCTGGGTAGCACCAACGTTGCGCGAGTTTCGCCGGCGCCGCGAGAAAATGGGCCCGGAAGCAGTGATGCCCCGATCATCCCACTCGGACTGGAACTACAGTGCCGAAATCTTTGCATTCGGCCGACGGCTACAGGAATCGTTCGATCCGAACGTGCTACAGCAAGCCTTCACACACCAGTCGTTCATCGAGCAGGAAACGCGCAAGCAGGCAGCGGTCGGTATCGAGCAGCCGGTGCTCGGTGTCAACGACAACCGGGAGCTGATTGCGCAAGGCGAACGGTTGATTGTGGATTACGTAGAAGCCTTCCTGCTAACAGCGCTGCCACGCTTGCCGCGGCAGTTTGTCTCTTCCGTGCGGGAAGCGCTCACCAGCGAACCACAGCTCGCACACGTATCCTCCCATCTGGGCACGAAAGACATCATTATGGCGGCCGAATTCCCTATCGGTGAAGCTTTGCTAGCATCGACACTGAAAGCCATTGTGGCCGCACTGCACCGTTCGTCGGGCGATGAACGGTGTTTCCTGTTCGTGCGTGACTTTATCTGCGGTCAGCTGAACCAGCGCGACTTGTACGAGTATCTGAACATTGCGGATCCGCTTCGCACGCTGCAGGAGTACTGCAAAGAGCGAGGAATGGCCGAACCTGAACCACGCCTCATCGGCAACGTAGGAAGAAACACACTGCTGGCGGCGTACAATGTTGGCATTTACAGCGACCGGAAGCTGCTGGGAACGGGGTACGGCGAGGATCAACTGATCGCCATCCAGGAAGCGGCCAGCGATTGTCTACGCCAGCTGTTCGGTACCGAGATTCACATGAAACCGGTGGATTTCAGACTAACGTTGAAGGATTGTGCTCTTAATGCTTCGCAACAGCGAACCAGCGGTAAGGTTAGCTCCAGGCAGTAA